A window of Citrus sinensis cultivar Valencia sweet orange chromosome 7, DVS_A1.0, whole genome shotgun sequence contains these coding sequences:
- the LOC102615544 gene encoding putative U-box domain-containing protein 50 isoform X2: MDTEEPKVYVAVGNDLQDGYRTLDWTLRKWKAQSISIVILHVTYNISIKDFVYTPFGKLPATSLSDEKLEILKKYEQGKTDNLLSKYMGFCGKVKAEILKVEKSDEPVHKLILDLVSRLTITKLVMGLSFMKPSAGKSRTAVSGSYFVHHHMPDYCELFIICGGKLVSLKGENDEGIMEDDQGVKFAKMRERVNFGNLWTKMFSGNGRNPNRLSICSRGPDADSPYSRSTWENCVQEIEIYFQHLASFNLDDASNSEDGDEILQTRAIEPNAAEQIDSNMSVAERTEFMKSKINEAREMIRLKKKETKDDAERCAKAKWAICLCNSRADQLESLTKEDVASRMEIQRDLDSLKEQSCEVIRDVEESKNRLSSLIELQSELSNKLQLSTMAKGHAEAQLEKAVIARAEIVKDIEELRRQRDVLHRRIEFCKEKDAIGMVIRSSELSCAFREYAAEDIRLATEDFSERFRLKCAGDWTNVYRGRLNHASVAIKTLNNGLSEEDFQAKVSFLTAVRHPHLVAVMGCCSELKCIVFEYMPNGNLRDKLFTSQRNYKNCSRARALRWLDRIHIAHEVCLGLSFLHSTEPRPIVHGSLTPSSILLDRNLVAKISGLGLNICDQLNVRSDIRAFGTLLLHLLTGRNWAGLVEKAMALDQTTLMQVLDGNAGIWPLDLAEELAGIALKCLSADQDANRDLRIAGVMKELDEVRKKADGLADKRESEVVTDRCANKEDSNDVPSVFICPIFQ, encoded by the exons ATGGATACTGAAGAGCCAAAAGTCTATGTCGCAGTTGGAAATGATCTCCAAGATGGATACAGGACTTTGGATTGGACACTTCGAAAATGGAAAGCTCAGTCCATCTCCATTGTCATTCTTCACGTCACCTATAACATCTCCATTAAGGATTTTGTTTACACCCCAT TTGGCAAGCTTCCTGCAACTTCTTTGAGCGATGAGAAGCTTGAAATCTTGAAGAAGTATGAACAAGGAAAGACTGACAATCTGCTCTCCAAGTACATGGGTTTCTGTGGCAAG GTTAAGGCGGAGATACTGAAAGTCGAGAAATCTGATGAACCTGTTCACAAGCTCATACTAGATTTGGTCTCACGATTGACAATAACCAAATTGGTCATGGGACTTTCTTTCATGAAACCATCAGCAGG GAAATCAAGAACTGCAGTCAGCGGATCATATTTTGTCCATCATCATATGCCTGATTACTGTGAACTGTTTATAATCTGCGGAGGGAAATTGGTGTCTCTGAAAGGAGAGAACGATGAGGGGATAATGGAGGACGATCAAGGAGTCAAATTTGCTAAAATGAGAGAAAGGGTTAATTTTGGAAACTTGTGGACCAAAATGTTTTCTGGAAACGGAAGAAATCCCAATCGCTTATCGATTTGTTCGAGGGGCCCGGACGCGGACTCCCCTTATTCACGGAGTACGTGGGAAAATTGTGTGcaggaaattgaaatttattttcagcATTTGGCGTCTTTCAATCTGGACGACGCATCGAATTCTGAAGACGGGGATGAAATTTTGCAGACACGTGCAATAGAGCCAAACGCAGCGGAACAAATCGATTCTAATATG AGTGTTGCAGAGAGAACTGAATTcatgaaaagtaaaataaatgaagCTCGGGAGATGATCCGgttgaagaaaaaagagacCAAAGACGATGCCGAAAGATGCGCAAAAGCTAAGTGGGCTATTTGCTTGTGCAATTCACGG GCAGACCAACTTGAAAGTCTAACAAAGGAAGATGTGGCAAGCCGTATGGAAATACAAAGGGATTTGGACAGCTTGAAAGAACAATCATGTGAAGTAATAAGAGATGTTGAAGAGAGTAAAAACAGATTGAGTTCGCTCATTGAACTGCAATCCGAGCTCTCGAACAAGCTGCAACTATCAACGATGGCAAAAGGGCACGCGGAGGCGCAGCTGGAGAAGGCAGTAATTGCAAGAGCAGAAATCGTTAAAGACATTGAAGAATTGAGGCGACAAAGAGATGTACTTCATAGAAGAATCGAGTtttgtaaagaaaaagatgcAATTGGAATGGTCATAAGGTCTAGTGAATTAAGCTGTGCCTTCAGAGAATACGCAGCGGAGGATATCAGACTAGCGACTGAGGATTTTTCTGAACGTTTTAGATTGAAATGTGCAGGTGATTGGACTAACGTGTATCGTGGGCGATTGAATCATGCAAGTGTTGCTATTAAAACGCTCAACAATGGCTTGTCCGAAGAAGATTTTCAAGCCAAG GTGAGTTTCCTCACTGCTGTTCGACACCCTCATTTGGTTGCAGTGATGGGCTGCTGCTCGGAGTTAAAATGCATAGTTTTTGAGTACATGCCCAATGGTAACTTAAGGGACAAGTTGTTTACTTCTCAAAGAAACTACAAAAATTGCAGCCGGGCTCGGGCCCTGAGGTGGCTTGATCGGATCCACATTGCACATGAGGTTTGTTTGGGCTTGAGCTTCCTCCATTCGACTGAACCTAGGCCCATTGTTCACGGCAGCCTCACGCCGTCCAGTATCCTTCTCGATCGTAATCTTGTTGCGAAGATCAGTGGGCTTGGGCTCAATATATGTGACCAACTCAATGTGAGGTCGGATATTAGGGCTTTTGGGACGTTATTGCTGCATCTTTTAACTGGAAGAAACTGGGCTGGGCTTGTCGAGAAGGCGATGGCGTTGGATCAAACGACCCTAATGCAAGTTCTGGATGGGAATGCTGGAATATGGCCGTTGGATTTGGCGGAGGAACTTGCAGGGATTGCCTTGAAGTGTTTGTCGGCGGACCAAGACGCCAATAGAGATTTGAGGATTGCTGGTGTTATGAAAGAGCTTGACGAAGTGCGGAAAAAGGCTGATGGTTTAGCGGACAAAAGAGAAAGTGAAGTGGTGACTGATAGATGTGCAAATAAAGAAGATTCAAATGACGTCCCAAGTGTTTTTATATGCCCCATATTTCAG TGA
- the LOC102615846 gene encoding AP2-like ethylene-responsive transcription factor AIL6 isoform X2: MAPASNWLSFSLSPMEMWRSSSSSDSQFLPYDASQSAASPHYFLDNFYANAGWTNPKSQVFFTEEENIQAKELEVAAAQTMAADSSILPSLTQTHPVPKLEDFFADSSSLVHSQTETQDSSLTHIYDHHHHGSAYFNDHQQDLKAIAGFQAFSTNSGSEVDDSTSMTRTQLPAAEFVGHSIESTGNELGFSNSCPTTGCLSLGVNNNATNNANSNNNVNKNQGCNEKKAIVSADSDCTKKVADTFGQRTSIYRGVTRHRWTGRYEAHLWDNSCRREGQARKGRQVYLGGYDKEDKAARAYDLAALKYWGPTATTNFPVSGYTKELEEMKHVTKQEFIASLRRKSSGFSRGASIYRGVTRHHQQGRWQARIGRVAGNKDLYLGTFATEEEAAEAYDIAAIKFRGANAVTNFEMNRYDVEAIGKSSLPIGGAAKRLKLSLESEQKLALTQDQQPQCSSSSNNINFAALQPVGPASIPCGIPFDAATAAALYHQNLYHHFQTTNFNPADSPGSTSSMAPPVALMQQPAEFFLWPHQSY; the protein is encoded by the exons atggCTCCGGCGAGTAACTGGCTTTCATTTTCACTGTCTCCAATGGAGATGTGGAGGTCGTCATCATCATCCGATTCTCAGTTTTTGCCCTATGACGCCTCGCAATCTGCTGCTTCTCCGCACTACTTCCTCGATAACTTCTATGCTAATG CTGGCTGGACAAATCCCAAATCCCAAGTCTTTTTCACAGAAGAAGAGAATATTCAAGCGAAGGAACTTGAAGTAGCAGCAGCACAAACAATGGCAGCAGATTCATCTATTTTGCCGTCATTAACTCAAACCCACCCAGTCCCAAAACTTGAAGATTTTTTCGCCGATTCTTCATCTCTTGTTCATAGCCAAACTGAAACCCAAGACTCTTCTTTGACTCATATCTATGATCATCACCATCATGGCTCTGCTTACTTCAATGACCACCAACAGGATCTCAAAGCAATTGCTGGGTTTCAAGCCTTCTCTACAAACTCGGGCTCAGAAGTGGATGACTCGACTTCAATGACCAGGACTCAGTTACCTGCCGCTGAGTTCGTCGGTCACTCGATTGAGTCGACTGGGAACGAGTTAGGTTTCTCTAATAGTTGTCCCACCACTGGCTGTTTATCACTTGGTGTTAACAACAACGCTACTAATAATGCTAACAGCAACAATAATGTTAATAAGAACCAGGGCTGTAATGAGAAAAAAGCCATTGTTTCTGCTGATTCTGATTGCACTAAAAAGGTTGCTGATACTTTTGGCCAAAGGACTTCCATCTACAGAGGAGTTACTAg ACATAGATGGACAGGTAGATATGAAGCGCATCTGTGGGATAACAGCTGTAGAAGAGAGGGCCAAGCAAGAAAAGGGCGTCAAG TGTACTTGG GTGGATATGACAAGGAAGATAAGGCAGCAAGAGCTTATGATTTGGCAGCTCTGAAGTATTGGGGTCCCACTGCGACTACCAATTTCCCA GTATCAGGCTACACAAAAGAATTGGAGGAGATGAAGCATGTGACCAAGCAAGAATTCATTGCCTCATTGAGGAG GAAGAGTAGTGGGTTTTCAAGGGGAGCCTCAATATACAGAGGTGTCACAAG GCACCATCAACAGGGTCGATGGCAAGCAAGGATAGGGCGTGTTGCAGGGAACAAAGACCTGTACCTTGGGACATTTG CCACAGAGGAGGAGGCAGCAGAGGCATATGATATAGCTGCCATAAAGTTTCGGGGAGCAAACGCTGTCACGAACTTTGAGATGAACCGCTATGATGTCGAAGCCATTGGCAAGAGTTCCCTGCCAATAGGCGGGGCAGCAAAGCGCTTGAAGCTCTCTCTTGAATCAGAGCAGAAGCTTGCTCTAACCCAGGATCAGCAGCCTCAATGCAGCAGCAGTAGCAACAACATCAACTTCGCTGCGCTTCAACCCGTTGGTCCAGCTTCAATCCCTTGTGGAATCCCATTTGACGCGGCCACAGCAGCAGCTCTTTATCATCAAAACCTTTATCACCACTTTCAAACCACTAACTTCAACCCTGCTGATTCTCCCGGCTCGACCTCATCAATGGCACCTCCGGTGGCTTTAATGCAGCAACCAGCAGAGTTTTTCTTATGGCCTCACCAATCCTATTGA
- the LOC102615544 gene encoding putative U-box domain-containing protein 50 isoform X1 produces the protein MDTEEPKVYVAVGNDLQDGYRTLDWTLRKWKAQSISIVILHVTYNISIKDFVYTPFGKLPATSLSDEKLEILKKYEQGKTDNLLSKYMGFCGKVKAEILKVEKSDEPVHKLILDLVSRLTITKLVMGLSFMKPSAGKSRTAVSGSYFVHHHMPDYCELFIICGGKLVSLKGENDEGIMEDDQGVKFAKMRERVNFGNLWTKMFSGNGRNPNRLSICSRGPDADSPYSRSTWENCVQEIEIYFQHLASFNLDDASNSEDGDEILQTRAIEPNAAEQIDSNMSVAERTEFMKSKINEAREMIRLKKKETKDDAERCAKAKWAICLCNSRADQLESLTKEDVASRMEIQRDLDSLKEQSCEVIRDVEESKNRLSSLIELQSELSNKLQLSTMAKGHAEAQLEKAVIARAEIVKDIEELRRQRDVLHRRIEFCKEKDAIGMVIRSSELSCAFREYAAEDIRLATEDFSERFRLKCAGDWTNVYRGRLNHASVAIKTLNNGLSEEDFQAKVSFLTAVRHPHLVAVMGCCSELKCIVFEYMPNGNLRDKLFTSQRNYKNCSRARALRWLDRIHIAHEVCLGLSFLHSTEPRPIVHGSLTPSSILLDRNLVAKISGLGLNICDQLNVRSDIRAFGTLLLHLLTGRNWAGLVEKAMALDQTTLMQVLDGNAGIWPLDLAEELAGIALKCLSADQDANRDLRIAGVMKELDEVRKKADGLADKRESEVVTDRCANKEDSNDVPSVFICPIFQEVMKNPHVAADGFSYELEAMEEWLGMGHDTSPMTNLRLKHKYLTPNHTLRSLIQEWHNKQSSVHS, from the exons ATGGATACTGAAGAGCCAAAAGTCTATGTCGCAGTTGGAAATGATCTCCAAGATGGATACAGGACTTTGGATTGGACACTTCGAAAATGGAAAGCTCAGTCCATCTCCATTGTCATTCTTCACGTCACCTATAACATCTCCATTAAGGATTTTGTTTACACCCCAT TTGGCAAGCTTCCTGCAACTTCTTTGAGCGATGAGAAGCTTGAAATCTTGAAGAAGTATGAACAAGGAAAGACTGACAATCTGCTCTCCAAGTACATGGGTTTCTGTGGCAAG GTTAAGGCGGAGATACTGAAAGTCGAGAAATCTGATGAACCTGTTCACAAGCTCATACTAGATTTGGTCTCACGATTGACAATAACCAAATTGGTCATGGGACTTTCTTTCATGAAACCATCAGCAGG GAAATCAAGAACTGCAGTCAGCGGATCATATTTTGTCCATCATCATATGCCTGATTACTGTGAACTGTTTATAATCTGCGGAGGGAAATTGGTGTCTCTGAAAGGAGAGAACGATGAGGGGATAATGGAGGACGATCAAGGAGTCAAATTTGCTAAAATGAGAGAAAGGGTTAATTTTGGAAACTTGTGGACCAAAATGTTTTCTGGAAACGGAAGAAATCCCAATCGCTTATCGATTTGTTCGAGGGGCCCGGACGCGGACTCCCCTTATTCACGGAGTACGTGGGAAAATTGTGTGcaggaaattgaaatttattttcagcATTTGGCGTCTTTCAATCTGGACGACGCATCGAATTCTGAAGACGGGGATGAAATTTTGCAGACACGTGCAATAGAGCCAAACGCAGCGGAACAAATCGATTCTAATATG AGTGTTGCAGAGAGAACTGAATTcatgaaaagtaaaataaatgaagCTCGGGAGATGATCCGgttgaagaaaaaagagacCAAAGACGATGCCGAAAGATGCGCAAAAGCTAAGTGGGCTATTTGCTTGTGCAATTCACGG GCAGACCAACTTGAAAGTCTAACAAAGGAAGATGTGGCAAGCCGTATGGAAATACAAAGGGATTTGGACAGCTTGAAAGAACAATCATGTGAAGTAATAAGAGATGTTGAAGAGAGTAAAAACAGATTGAGTTCGCTCATTGAACTGCAATCCGAGCTCTCGAACAAGCTGCAACTATCAACGATGGCAAAAGGGCACGCGGAGGCGCAGCTGGAGAAGGCAGTAATTGCAAGAGCAGAAATCGTTAAAGACATTGAAGAATTGAGGCGACAAAGAGATGTACTTCATAGAAGAATCGAGTtttgtaaagaaaaagatgcAATTGGAATGGTCATAAGGTCTAGTGAATTAAGCTGTGCCTTCAGAGAATACGCAGCGGAGGATATCAGACTAGCGACTGAGGATTTTTCTGAACGTTTTAGATTGAAATGTGCAGGTGATTGGACTAACGTGTATCGTGGGCGATTGAATCATGCAAGTGTTGCTATTAAAACGCTCAACAATGGCTTGTCCGAAGAAGATTTTCAAGCCAAG GTGAGTTTCCTCACTGCTGTTCGACACCCTCATTTGGTTGCAGTGATGGGCTGCTGCTCGGAGTTAAAATGCATAGTTTTTGAGTACATGCCCAATGGTAACTTAAGGGACAAGTTGTTTACTTCTCAAAGAAACTACAAAAATTGCAGCCGGGCTCGGGCCCTGAGGTGGCTTGATCGGATCCACATTGCACATGAGGTTTGTTTGGGCTTGAGCTTCCTCCATTCGACTGAACCTAGGCCCATTGTTCACGGCAGCCTCACGCCGTCCAGTATCCTTCTCGATCGTAATCTTGTTGCGAAGATCAGTGGGCTTGGGCTCAATATATGTGACCAACTCAATGTGAGGTCGGATATTAGGGCTTTTGGGACGTTATTGCTGCATCTTTTAACTGGAAGAAACTGGGCTGGGCTTGTCGAGAAGGCGATGGCGTTGGATCAAACGACCCTAATGCAAGTTCTGGATGGGAATGCTGGAATATGGCCGTTGGATTTGGCGGAGGAACTTGCAGGGATTGCCTTGAAGTGTTTGTCGGCGGACCAAGACGCCAATAGAGATTTGAGGATTGCTGGTGTTATGAAAGAGCTTGACGAAGTGCGGAAAAAGGCTGATGGTTTAGCGGACAAAAGAGAAAGTGAAGTGGTGACTGATAGATGTGCAAATAAAGAAGATTCAAATGACGTCCCAAGTGTTTTTATATGCCCCATATTTCAG GAAGTGATGAAAAACCCACACGTGGCTGCGGACGGATTTTCGTACGAGTTGGAAGCTATGGAGGAATGGCTAGGGATGGGGCATGATACATCACCCATGACAAATTTGAGGCTCAAGCACAAATATCTGACCCCTAACCATACCCTTCGTTCTCTCATTCAGGAGTGGCATAATAAACAATCAAGTGTACATTCTTAA
- the LOC102616332 gene encoding receptor-like cytosolic serine/threonine-protein kinase RBK1 has protein sequence MAVQETGVVEAQVEKNEKEKIPGTDSPRGVLEIPVTGTDSDSSSGSCGSSSSPEKSTPQRAVNRESGGWKSMIDSIKKKSVVRRFSVIPLLTNYELTKKNLWKKLGRLQIPEDDDADDGGSVPIVRHSWKNFDFAELAAATDNFNSENLIGKGGHAEVYKGCLPDGEVVAVKKIIKNAKEDEERISDFLSELGIVAHINHPNAAKLIGFSTENGFHLVLQFLPHGSLSSLLFGSTECLEWTIRYKIALGIAEGLQYLHHDCHRRIIHRDIKASNILLSEDYEAQISDFGLAKWLPDNWSHHIVFPIEGTFGYLSPEYFMHGIVDEKTDVFAFGVLLLELITGRRAVDSRRQSLVIWAKPLLQTSNFKELVDPRLADAYDLAEMKRAMLTASVCIHHLSTMRPQMTRVLQLLRGEGGQTDLKPKPSARRTVILDGSDEEYSSTCYLKDLNRHMQLALE, from the exons ATGGCTGTTCAGG AGACGGGAGTGGTGGAGGCGcaagttgaaaaaaatgagaaggaGAAAATACCGGGTACTGATTCGCCAAGAGGAGTTTTAGAGATTCCTGTAACGGGAACAGATTCTGATAGTAGCAGCGGCAGCTGCGGCTCTTCCTCTTCGCCGGAGAAATCGACGCCTCAAAGAGCAGTGAACCGTGAGAGTGGCGGTTGGAAAAGCATGATTgattcaattaaaaagaagtCTGTTGTCAGAAGGTTCTCTGTCATTCCTTTGCTGACAAATTATGAGCTTACAAAGAAGAATCTTTGGAAGAAATTGGGTCGGCTTCAAATTCCTGAGGATGATGATGCTGATGATGGTGGTAGCGTACCTATTGTTAGGCATTCatggaaaaattttgattttgctgAACTTGCTGCTGCTACTGATAATTTCAATTCCG AAAACTTGATCGGGAAAGGTGGTCATGCAGAAGTATATAAAGGGTGCCTACCTGATGGTGAAGTTGTAGCGGTAAAGAAGATAATAAAGAATGCGAAGGAAGATGAGGAAAGAATCAGCGATTTCTTGTCAGAGCTTGGGATCGTAGCACATATAAACCACCCAAATGCAGCTAAATTGATTGGGTTCAGCACTGAGAATGGTTTTCACCTTGTCCTCCAGTTTCTACCGCACGGCAGCCTTTCTTCTTTGCTTTTTG GTTCAACAGAGTGTCTAGAATGGACGATAAGGTATAAGATAGCTTTAGGGATAGCAGAAGGACTACAGTATCTCCATCATGACTGTCACAGGCGCATTATTCACAGAGACATCAAAGCTTCTAACATATTGCTTTCCGAAGATTATGAAGCTCAG ATTTCTGATTTTGGACTGGCAAAATGGCTTCCAGATAATTGGTCTCACCACATTGTCTTCCCAATTGAAGGAACATTTGG ATATTTGTCTCCTGAATATTTTATGCATGGAATTGTCGATGAAAAAACTGATGTATTTGCATTTGGGGTTTTACTGCTGGAGCTGATAACAGGCCGTCGTGCTGTTGATTCACGTCGACAAAGCCTTGTAATATGG GCAAAACCGCTGCTACAGACAAgcaattttaaagaattagtAGATCCTCGACTGGCAGATGCTTATGATCTTGCAGAAATGAAACGTGCGATGCTTACGGCTTCAGTGTGCATACACCACTTGTCTACAATGCGTCCACAGATGACAAGG GTTTTGCAGCTGTTGAGAGGTGAGGGTGGACAGACAGATTTAAAGCCGAAGCCAAGTGCAAGAAGAACAGTCATTTTAGATGGTTCTGATGAAGAGTATAGCAGTACTTGCTACCTCAAGGACCTCAATCGTCATATGCAACTTGCTTTGGAATAA
- the LOC102615846 gene encoding AP2-like ethylene-responsive transcription factor AIL6 isoform X1 encodes MAPASNWLSFSLSPMEMWRSSSSSDSQFLPYDASQSAASPHYFLDNFYANAAGWTNPKSQVFFTEEENIQAKELEVAAAQTMAADSSILPSLTQTHPVPKLEDFFADSSSLVHSQTETQDSSLTHIYDHHHHGSAYFNDHQQDLKAIAGFQAFSTNSGSEVDDSTSMTRTQLPAAEFVGHSIESTGNELGFSNSCPTTGCLSLGVNNNATNNANSNNNVNKNQGCNEKKAIVSADSDCTKKVADTFGQRTSIYRGVTRHRWTGRYEAHLWDNSCRREGQARKGRQVYLGGYDKEDKAARAYDLAALKYWGPTATTNFPVSGYTKELEEMKHVTKQEFIASLRRKSSGFSRGASIYRGVTRHHQQGRWQARIGRVAGNKDLYLGTFATEEEAAEAYDIAAIKFRGANAVTNFEMNRYDVEAIGKSSLPIGGAAKRLKLSLESEQKLALTQDQQPQCSSSSNNINFAALQPVGPASIPCGIPFDAATAAALYHQNLYHHFQTTNFNPADSPGSTSSMAPPVALMQQPAEFFLWPHQSY; translated from the exons atggCTCCGGCGAGTAACTGGCTTTCATTTTCACTGTCTCCAATGGAGATGTGGAGGTCGTCATCATCATCCGATTCTCAGTTTTTGCCCTATGACGCCTCGCAATCTGCTGCTTCTCCGCACTACTTCCTCGATAACTTCTATGCTAATG CAGCTGGCTGGACAAATCCCAAATCCCAAGTCTTTTTCACAGAAGAAGAGAATATTCAAGCGAAGGAACTTGAAGTAGCAGCAGCACAAACAATGGCAGCAGATTCATCTATTTTGCCGTCATTAACTCAAACCCACCCAGTCCCAAAACTTGAAGATTTTTTCGCCGATTCTTCATCTCTTGTTCATAGCCAAACTGAAACCCAAGACTCTTCTTTGACTCATATCTATGATCATCACCATCATGGCTCTGCTTACTTCAATGACCACCAACAGGATCTCAAAGCAATTGCTGGGTTTCAAGCCTTCTCTACAAACTCGGGCTCAGAAGTGGATGACTCGACTTCAATGACCAGGACTCAGTTACCTGCCGCTGAGTTCGTCGGTCACTCGATTGAGTCGACTGGGAACGAGTTAGGTTTCTCTAATAGTTGTCCCACCACTGGCTGTTTATCACTTGGTGTTAACAACAACGCTACTAATAATGCTAACAGCAACAATAATGTTAATAAGAACCAGGGCTGTAATGAGAAAAAAGCCATTGTTTCTGCTGATTCTGATTGCACTAAAAAGGTTGCTGATACTTTTGGCCAAAGGACTTCCATCTACAGAGGAGTTACTAg ACATAGATGGACAGGTAGATATGAAGCGCATCTGTGGGATAACAGCTGTAGAAGAGAGGGCCAAGCAAGAAAAGGGCGTCAAG TGTACTTGG GTGGATATGACAAGGAAGATAAGGCAGCAAGAGCTTATGATTTGGCAGCTCTGAAGTATTGGGGTCCCACTGCGACTACCAATTTCCCA GTATCAGGCTACACAAAAGAATTGGAGGAGATGAAGCATGTGACCAAGCAAGAATTCATTGCCTCATTGAGGAG GAAGAGTAGTGGGTTTTCAAGGGGAGCCTCAATATACAGAGGTGTCACAAG GCACCATCAACAGGGTCGATGGCAAGCAAGGATAGGGCGTGTTGCAGGGAACAAAGACCTGTACCTTGGGACATTTG CCACAGAGGAGGAGGCAGCAGAGGCATATGATATAGCTGCCATAAAGTTTCGGGGAGCAAACGCTGTCACGAACTTTGAGATGAACCGCTATGATGTCGAAGCCATTGGCAAGAGTTCCCTGCCAATAGGCGGGGCAGCAAAGCGCTTGAAGCTCTCTCTTGAATCAGAGCAGAAGCTTGCTCTAACCCAGGATCAGCAGCCTCAATGCAGCAGCAGTAGCAACAACATCAACTTCGCTGCGCTTCAACCCGTTGGTCCAGCTTCAATCCCTTGTGGAATCCCATTTGACGCGGCCACAGCAGCAGCTCTTTATCATCAAAACCTTTATCACCACTTTCAAACCACTAACTTCAACCCTGCTGATTCTCCCGGCTCGACCTCATCAATGGCACCTCCGGTGGCTTTAATGCAGCAACCAGCAGAGTTTTTCTTATGGCCTCACCAATCCTATTGA